The Prochlorococcus marinus XMU1419 nucleotide sequence GTTTACAATGTAATCAGTTACAAGATCCTCTATATCAGTTTCCTTTTTTGAAAATTCTACAATTTCAAATACATCCTTAAATTCAAATTCAGATTTAATATTTTTATTAATTCTAGAGGTTAATTTCCTATAGTTTAGTTTTGATTTTTTAAGTCCATTAATATAAAGTTTATTAAGAACATCGATTAATTTTTTTGAGGATCTATAGTTATCTGTAAGACTAAAAACTTCGATTGCATTAGATCTTGCATCTAAGTAAGTTTCAATATCTCCACCTCTAAATTTGTAGATCGCTTGTTTTGGATCACCTACACAAAGTAAAAAATGATTTTTTGTACTAAAGAACTTTTTTATTAAATTCCATTGAGTAACATCTGTATCTTGAAACTCGTCTACTAAGACACATTTAAATCTTTTTTGAATTTTAGATAGAGTAGTACTATTACTAATTTCTGAATCTAGAAAAGTATTTTCTACAGTCTTTATAAGATCATTGAAGTTAAATATAGAAAAACTTTTCTTTAATTCAATTAATTTTATATAAGATAATTGAGTAAATATTCTTACAAATTCGGTATAGAAACCTTCTTTTATTTTATAAATTTTATCTTGTAATAAATTAAATTTAGTAAAATCTAATTTTAGATTATGTTTATTAATTTCTTTAGATATATTTTCATTGTAAAAATAGTTAGATAAAAGATCATCTTTAGAAATTTCATATATAAAATCAATCACATTTTTAGAATTAAGCCTTTTGTTAATCTCCTCAATCCAACCAAGTATTTGATTATACTTATCATTTCTTGGTTTTGCTGCATATATTTGACTTTTTCCACCACTGTCCTTAATTAATTTTCCCAACTCTATGAGTTGTAAAAATAATTCCTTACCTTTCTTATTCCATTCAACACAAAACTCGTTCCAATTTAAATAAAAAAATTCACTAAAATAATTATTTAAATCAATAATCTTATATTTATTATTTATTTGAAATTTACAGATATTTTCTTGATCTATATTTTTTAAAATTTCTACAAAAAATGATTTATTGATCCTACTTCCAAATCTAGAACTGATTTTTTTTTTATTGACTGCTGCAATAAGCTCATGATTAAGATTCAGAAAAACATCAATCCACAAGTTATCTATTACATCTTTATACAAATTATCTATATTATTCTCAATGTATGGATCTTGAGTTAAACCTATTTCAATACTATATTCGTCAATAATATTATTACAAAAAGAATGGAATGTAATTACTTCTAACTTGTAAATTTCATTAATAAAATTATCAATTTCGGATATAATTTTTTTCTTAGATTTTTCCTTCTCCTTAAATTTTAGATACCAATCCTTAAGTGTATTATCTATCTTACTTGCATTATGATTTTGCAAATATAATTTAAAATCCTTAAATCTCAAAAGTATTTTATCTCGTAATTCAGAACACGTATTTTTTGTAAAACTTAATAAGAGTATCTCATCTGGTTTAATTTTTTTCTCCAAAACATTTCTTAAAACAAGGTGAGCCAGAGTGAAACTTTTGCCAGTTCCTGCACTTGCTTCTACTAATTTAAATTTGTTATCTAAATTAATTTTATTAATATCCATATCTTTAAAGAACTAATATTTGACCTCATTTTTATAAAGTAAGTAATTCCTAAATTTTTTATTTAAATATTGCTCTTCTAAAGCAATCTTAAATTTAATTATTAAACCCAGACTTATTGATAAAAATAAATAATAAATAGATAGCTTGGTTATAAAAACGCCAAAGGAAATAAATATTAAAGAATAGTACATAGGATGACGCGTAAATCGATAAATACCTTTAGTTACAAGATTGCTATTGTTTATAGGTCTTGGGAAAGGGGATAAATTTCTACCTAAGTCTTTGATTGCAACTAAAAGTATTATGAAAGCAATTATGATGATTAAAAACCCCACTAAATAAGATAAAGTACTTACTTGAATTAATTGTTTTTGTGGAATAAATTCCCATTGAAAAAAATGGAGACTAATAATAAAGAACTGTAAAAAAACAAGGATTATTTCATAAGCATCCTTTAAAAAAATTTTTAACTGAAATTTAGTCATTATTTATTTCTTTAATGCATTAATAAGTGGAGCATATAATCTGAATGATAATTTATCAAAATTATTATTTCTCAAAAAGAAATCTGGTTCTTTTTCATTTCCAAAACATAATTTCATTTCAATATTATCTCTTTCTCCTTTAGAAAAAGATTTATTACCAATCCATCTATCAGTAAAAGCTTTTTTCTCATTTTTTGATTTTATTTTTGCTTCTACGTATTTATAAGAACTTTCTGGAGGGAGAGGAAAACATTTTTCAGAATAATTTTTAAAAATATTTACGTATTCCTCCAAAATTAAATTTGACGCAATTGTGCCAGGTGATTGAATAATTTGCGATTTATAATTATTTTCTGTTCTAAAAATTACTTTAGTCTTTTTTATATTCTTCTTTAAAGAAGAAATGAAGAGTGATTTTATCCAGACCTCTGTCAAACGACTTAAACTTAGTTTCGAATGAATTAATTCAATTACGGTGTCATCAGCGATGAAATATTCTTCTTTATTTGCATTTGATTTTACATAAATTCTATTAATCTGATTATGTTGACTCAAACTTATAGATAGACTTTCTAATAAATCTTTGATTTCTTTTTCTTTTATAAAAATGCTATTTTTAGGCATAATAATACCATTTTCAACCAATTGATCATTAATATTCAAATTTTTTAAATCATCAATAATATTATGGTTATCAATTTCTAATTCCTTGATTATCCCTTTAATTATTTGCGATTTCTGCAGATTACTTATATTCTCCTCGTCTGGATGATGAATAAATATTTCCTTGGGAGAAATATTTTTTTTATTTAGCCAATATTTTTGCGGAGTCTTAAACCAATAAATGAGTTCAGATAATTTGTAATTTTTAATATCAAATTTTTTTTCATTCCAATCTATATCTTCTACTAAAGAATAATTTCTTTTAATTAGCTTAGAACTATCAAGATCAATCTTTTCTTTTTTAATTAAATCAGAATCTTTAATTATTAGTTCTTTTTGGCCTTGGTTTAAAAAACTATCGAAAAAATAAATTAACTCTTTTATGGGAAAAGAAATATCTAATTTTTTATTGTTTTTGTCTTTCTTTACCCAATTAACTATAAATTTATCTCTGGAGGCAATTAACAATTCTAGAAATGAATATTTCTCTCTTTCATAAACGGAAGGATCGCCCAGATGATATTTATTATTTAATATATTAAAATTTGCATTCTTCGATAATTTTGGATAATAAACACTATTCATGTCTATTAGGAAAATAACCTTATGTGAGATATGCCTTGCATTCTCAATACCGCTTACTAGGATCTTGTTGATAGGTGATTTGCTTTGAAATTTAGCCTTATTTATACTGGAAATTAATATCTCTCTAAAAACATTTAACAAAATAACATCATCAGATATTAAAGGTATTGCTGCGTAATTATCAATAATTCTATTTATTTCACTTATTTCTAAATTAAAATTTTCATTAAAATCAGCAATATTTTTTAATATTATTTTTATCTTTTCAACCCAACCTGAGAAAGGAAAGGATCCCCTAAGCAAATTAATATATTTTTTTAACTGAAGTAATATTTTAAGCCATTTATTCAAATCTAAACTTATATTTTTTGAGCTAAATGGTTTTAAATTAAAATTACTTAAATTGACTTCTTTGTCATAAATCAAGCCTAAAGTAATTCTATTTATACACCACTCTAGGCTATTTTTTTCTTCACCTAATCTTTCATTAGCATCTAATCCCCAATGAAAACCAACTTGAGTAAGTAAAAAAATAATTTCATCCTTCTCTGTAATATTAAAACCAAAAATATTCTGAGTTACTTTCTTAGAAAGAATATAATCCAATTTTTCAAGTGTTATTTTCTCATTTACTATTTCAGTGATATCAATTAAAAATTTATAAATGTCTGGAGAATCATGATTTTCCTCATCAATAAAAAAATAAGGTATCTTTTCACCATTAATTAACTCATTATGAAAGATATACCTTAGAAAAGGTTTAATTTGATTAGTTTGTGGAGATAAAACAGCGATATCACTATATTTAATGTCCTCGCAAGAATTTATTATTTCTATAATTTTATTTCTTAAATATTCTAATTGACTATTCTGATTAAAATGCTCACAAAATAATATTGAATCATCCTTTTCATTTACTGTAAACTCAATGCTGTTATTATCAATTAGTCTTTTTTGTATTTGTTTTAGAAGAGGAATATCTTTCTTCTCATAAAATTTAGTTGTTGGATCAATATATATTAGATTATTTTTTAAATTAATACCTTCTTGATAAATATTTTCATCAATTAATTTCTGAAAGTTTGCTCCAAATTTCCCAAATATTTTCTCTATATTTGTATTGTTTAAATTAAATTTACTTTCTTTATTATCAAATTCCAACTTACCTTCAAAACAATTTATTCTGTTCCATAAATCATCTCCCGCAGATAATAAATATAAATTTACCTTAGTAAATTTCGAAAGTTCTGAATAAAAATTAATATGTAATTTAGATAAATTATTATCGGAAATAATATAAATTTGATTAGGTATCTTATTCTGAAAATCTTTGAATTTTTTTAAATTTTTTATCACCTCAATCATATATAAACATGCTGGTTTTTCAGATATCTTATTCTCTAATAATTTGTATAAAATTGGTTGCCAAAATTGATCTGAATTTAAATTCTTAAATAGATTGAGTGAATTAATTTCATATCTATTCCATTCAGCAATCATCTCAGGTCTAAAAATAAGATAATCAATAAAATTATTAGTAATTTTTTTTATCAAATTATAAATATCTCCATCAATTGTTTTTTTATTATCCAAATATTTATTAATCCAATTGCTAAGTGGTAATGACTCTTTAAAGCTATTTAGATCTTCTAAGGAATCAATAATTCCCCATTTTATTGACTCAAAATTCCATAAGCCCATATCAATTTCAGGGAAAAAATTTGTCAATAATGACTCGGTATAACTCGATATTGTTTTCAATTCATAAAGTGCGCTTATTTGATTTTTAATAGTTATTTGTTCACGTAACCAATTACCCAAAAAATAATTAGGAACAGCTATTTCTAATTTCTCATTTATGAAAGGAGGACATATTTTTAATTCTTGTGCTAGAAGCTCAGAAATTACTTCAATTTTGTTTGACTTGTAAAGATTGAGCAATTTACTGATTAATTATATTACTCAACTTTATATGGATCATTTATTTCTGCACTAGGAGATTCGAATTCCCCCACAGCAACAAACTCTAAACGAAGCTTTAAAAAAGTTATAAATTTCTTATCGGTTGATAAAACAGCTGCTGGAGGCGACGGTATCTTTGCTCTTAAGTTATCGAATTGAGTAGTTTGTAAGAAAGATGGATTCTTTAAAAGCCAAAAATCTATTTCTTTATTATTTTCCTTATAGTTCCTCTCCCTCTCTTTCAAAATCTCTTCAAGTGGTTCTTCAATTGTCAAGAACTTTTCACTTGCTGCGACGAAAAAATATGTTGTCATTTTAAAATTCAATTTTGTGTGATAAGTGACTTCATTTCACGAACAGACTTTTCTAATCCTACCGCTAAAGCCCTAGCAACAATACTATGGCCTATGTTTAGCTCATTCATATTGTCAATTGATGCAATTTTTTCAACATTGTTGTAGTTAAGTCCATGGCCAGCATTAACAATTAAACCCATGCTATTTGCTTCATGTGTAGATTCTATAATCCTTTGTAGCTCTTTATATTGATCGTAACCTTTTAGTTCAGCATATTTACCAGTGTGTAATTCTATAAAATCAAACCCTATTTCTTTGGAATAATTGATCTGCTCATTAAGTGGATCAATAAATGCACTTACTTGTATATTTGAATCTTTTAAATATCCAACAAAATTCTTAAGGTAATTCACATTACTTTTTACATCCAACCCACCCTCAGTAGTAACTTCCTCTCTTTTCTCTGGTACAAGTGTTACATAATCTGGAAGAAGTTTTTTAGAAATTTCTAACATTTCTTTTGTAGCAGCCATCTCTAAATTTAATTTTGTTTTTATAGTTTCTTTCAAAAGGAATATATCCCTATCTTGTATATGTCTTCTATCTTCTCTTAGATGAACAGTGATTGAATCTGCCCCACCTAATTCAGCTAAGAAGGCAAATTGTACAGGGTCAGGCTCTACAGTTTTCCTTGCTTGCCTTACATTCGCGATATGGTCAATGTTTACTCCTAATGTAGTCATAATTCAAAATTTCAGTTCTAGACAATCTAGTAACCGCCCAATAATAGCTAATAAAAAATTACAAACACTTAAATTATTACTATATAGTAAATGGAATTTGGAGAAAAAATTTAAAAATATTGGGAACAAAATCAACCCAGTATTGGGTTTCATAGCGATGTTTGTTACTCAGGACATCGTTTTGAGATTATTTTTTAGTAAAAAAATAATAATTAATAATGGTTTTTCAATACCATCAAATTCATCAATTATTCTTGCTCCAACACATAGATCAAGATGGGACGGTCTAGTCCTCACTATGGCAATAGGTAGAAGAATAACCAATAAGGATTGTAGATTTATGGTTACCAAATCAGAAATGCGCGGAATACAAGGTTGGTTTTTAAAAAGACTTGGATGTTTTGCAATAAATCAATTATCTCCATCTCTCTCCACGTTAAGATATGCGATTGACCTTATTGTAAAAGGCGAACAGTTAGTTGTTTTCCCCGAGGGTAAAATTAATAAATATGGAAAAAAACTTGTTCTCAAAGAAGGATTGTATAGATTAGCGAGATTAGCTTCAAAAAAAACGAAATCCATTACTATTGTTCCAATTGGCATTGCCTATAGCAATGTATCTCCAAAATTTAGAAGCAAATTTTGTTTATCCTTTGGAAAACCTATCGAAATTAACGATAATTCAAAAATCCCTATCAATGAATTTAACGGGTTTCTTAACGATGAAATGTTCAAACAGGAAAAAATAGCATTAATAAATGTCGGAAGATGAATCCGCAATAAGTTACTATTAAATTTAATAATTTAAAGAGAATATGAAATTCTTAAAACTAATCCCAATTTTATTAATATGCCTTGGAAATTCTTATCATAGAAATTTAGTTCATGCAGAAGTTAAAAACCCAAATAACTATAAAGTACTCTCAATTAATAATAAAAATCTTTCAATTTCTAACGTAGAATATTACTTAGGGAAAGGAGATGAATTTATAAAAAATGGGAATTTAGATAAAGCTAAAGATTCTTTTTTAGATGCAAGAAAATTAGCTAAACAACTTGCATCTTTTTATGCTGATCTAAATACAGCCTTCAAAGGATCTGATGCAAGAATACCAAATGAAATGCAAAGAAAAGGTAAGGCAATATTAAAGATTTTGGCAGAATCAAATAAAAGATTAGCCGCTCTTTACATAAAAAATGAAAAACCTGAAGTAGCTGTACCCTTACTTATTGAAACAATTAGAATAATGTCTCCTAATAGCTCAGAAGGTAAAGAAGCTTATGAAAAATTAATCCAGTTAGGATTTGTAGAAACTCAGTATAAAGGTTGATTTAATTAATTATGATTACAAAAACTGAAGTTATTAATCTAATCACAAAAAAAATTCCAAGTTCTCAAGTTTTCGTTGAAAACATTAAGGGAAATGATCATTTGCAAGTAACTGTCATTGCTCCTGAATTTAATGGATTATCATTAGTTAAACAACATCAATTAGTCTATTCTGCTTTAAAGGCAGAATTAGCTTCGGAAGCTATACATGCACTGGCATTAAAAACAGAAACACCAAATTAAATTATGGAAAATTTAACAAAAGATAAAATACAAAAACTCATTGATACTAACCCAGTGATGGTATTCATGAAGGGAACAAAATTAATGCCTCAATGTGGTTTTTCCAACAATGTAGTTCAAATACTAAATTCCCTAGGTGTAGAATTCGGCACTTTTGATGTTTTAAGCGATTACGAAGTTAGAGAGGGCATTAAAGAGTATTCAGATTGGCCAACTATTCCTCAAGTTTATTTAAAAGGAGAATTTCTCGGTGGATCAGATATTCTTATTGAAATGTACAATTCAGGATCCTTAAAAGAAAAAATAGAAATTGAATTAGCGTCTTAAAACAATTAGTAAGTATAAATACCGATTTAGTTAATAAAAATTAATATTTTAATACCTTTTTTTTCCAAAAAAACCTTTATTTTCATCTCCCTCAGGATCAATAAAACTTGAAGGATCTAGAATCCATCTTTCTATTAATTTTTCTAATTTTTCTTGATCTCTTTGCTCTAAACTATTGCAATTCCTTAAGGCTTGGAGATAACCATCACTATATAATTTAAGGTCAGCTGGCGTATGGAAACGACTAACTAAGTCTTGGCAACTATCACAAATTGATTGAAAATGACGAATTGCTTTGGGGTTTTCAAATGATGTCATAATTCGATAGATTCTGATTTTTATTTAGCATTTGTTATACCTTATTAAGGATGATAAATAATTGCCTGGCCCAACAGTAACTTAAGAATGCAATCAACTGAGCAAATCTTAGCTTCAACACCTGGCGGTTCACAATTGCCTACGAGCTCTCAAACTCCTTCAAGAGTTCTTGTTGTTGAACCTCACCCCACACTTAGAACTGTCCTTGTACAAAGACTCCGTCAAGATGGTCATCTTGCTGCAGCCGTTGGATCTGCTGCAGAAGCTGTTGACTTATGCAGAGAACAGTCACCAGACCTTTTAGTTAGCGCAGAAATCCTTGAGCAAAATACTGCGATGAGATTAGCTCAACAATTAGGCTCTTCCGTTATTGTTCTAACTGCAAGATCAGGCGTTGAAGCATTAGTTAATCTTTTAGATGAAGGAGCAGATGATGTTCTTAGAAAACCATTTGGATTAGAAGAGCTTGCAGCAAGATGCAGAACTCTATTGAAAAGAGGAAGAATAGGATTACAAGAAAAAGTAGAAGTTGGACCTCTAGAGGTTCACCTTCTCTTAAGACAGGTAACCCTAAGCGAGAAGCCTGTAGAACTTAGCCCAAGAGAGTTTGCACTGCTCTGTGCCCTATTAATGCCTCCAGGCATGGTAAGAAGTCGTCAAGAGCTTCTTAGAATGGCTTGGCCACCATTCAGCGGAGGACCAAGGTCTGTAGATACTCAAGTCTTGACCTTGAGAAGAAAATTAGAGCAAGCAGGATTGGGAGAAGGAGGGGGAATAACAACTGTCAGACAGCAAGGTTATAGATTCAGTATTGATAACATTTGATACTTAAAAGCAATAACTTCCCCTACTACCATCAATACCGAGATAAACGTAAGTAACTTATAAGTCCATAAAGGTGATAAGTAAGATATTTCTTTTATCTGTACCTTAGTTTTTTCCGAAATTATTGATAGGAATGTTTTAAAGTTTTCTATTCTCTGAGGTAAAAGAAAATTTTTATTATTACTCGTTGAAAAATAATGAACTTTACTACCTTGACTAGTAGGAAAAGATTTAATTGAAACAATTTCTTCCCAAGAGATTTTCCAGCCTTTTTTTCCTAAAATTCGAGAAACTAAACTAGTTTTGTAGGAAATACCCTCTTCAGAAGTAATAACATGATCATTTGTGATGTTGATAATTAAAAACAACCCAACTATAAAAGCAAATATTGAGAGAATTTTTAAATTTCCATTTGAAACAAATGGGAGGGGAATCGTGAGTGCTAAATATAAACTAATTAAAGAACTTTTTACAATGAAGAGAGTTTTAAAATTTTCTACCATCTTATCAATTTTTAATCGGGTAAATTAAAGTTATTTATATTCAATTTTGCTCCTACTTTATGAGCACATGCGTAACCACTGAATGCAACTGCATTAAGTCCTTGCCCTGGGAAACAGGAGTCTCCAACGCAATAAAGGTTTTGTATTTTTGTAGTATTGAATGGCATAGGAAGAAGTCCTAATAATTTCTTATTAGGTATCGGTCCGTAGCTACCTTGAAATCTGCCAAGAAATTTTCTATGAGTTTTTGGAGTTCCAATCTCTTTATGAGATATTTGCTGACCAACATTAGGAATTATTTTAGAAATTTGTTTAATAATAAATTTAAAATACTCTTCTTTCTTAAGAAGATATTCTTTACTTGATAGGTTTTCCCATTCTTTTATGGACGAAGGTGTGAATGCATGAATAATATGTTTACCATCAGGAGCTAAAGATGAATCTAGAAGAGTTGGGATAGAAATAAATATCACACCTCTTTCATTTTCTAATTCATCCCAATTTTCAACAATAATATGGTGGCAATTAAAGTTTTCATCAATCAATTCTTTCTCTACGCCAAGGTGAATTGAAACAAAAGATGGAGATGCTTTATATGTTTCTGACCACTTATATTCGTTCTTGGGAACATACTTTTTACTAACTAATCCTTTCTTTTTATTACCAAGTCCAAAAGTGTCCCACCTTGTAGAATTAGAAACAATAATGTTTGAGTAAAGTTCTTCTCCATTTGACAACTTAACTCCCACGGCTTTTTTATCTTTTAACATTATTTCAGTCACATTAGCTTTATATCGAACCTTACTACCTAATCTTTCAATACCAGAAACTAATTTTTCAGCTATTTGCCCAACTCCGCCTTTTGGATAATTTATACCTCCAGCGTGTCTATCAGTAAAAACCATTCCTGCATTTATCATCGGAGTTTTAAGAGCTGGCATTACTGACCAACAAAAACATTCAATATCAATAAACCTTAAAAGTTCAGGATCTTTTATAAATTTTCTTGCAACATCCCCAGCATTTATAGGTAGCCATCTCGCCAACCCTAAACAAGATATTGGAGCTTTTAAGAAAACCTTAAAAAGATAACTAGGATCTTCAATTGATAGAAGAGGCATAGAATCCAGGCAATTAAATACTTTTTCACATGTTCCATAAAATTTTTTTATACCATCTTTTTCATCAGGAAAGCGATCCGACAATTTTTTAATAAATATCTCATAGTCTCTATCTACAGAAATATTAAAGTTATTAGGGAGATGATATTCCAATTGAACAGGATCAGGAATTGTATCACATTTTTCATCTACATCTTTTAAAGCACGGGTTAACAAATTCGTATACCCCTTATCACCAAAGCCAAAGATCATTGAAGCTCCAACATCAAAAATATAACCTTTTCTTTTAAAAGATCCTCCGCTTCCTCCAGGAATAATATATTTCTCAAGCACTAGTACTTTTGCGCCCTTAGCAGCCAATTGAGATGCTGTTACTAATCCACCAATTCCGGAACCAATAATAATTGCGTCAAAATTTTCTTTTCTAGTTTTCATTTTTAATTTTTCAATAATTCATATTAATTAGACTAAACAAGTATTTTGTTAACTTCAAAAGATAAATTGATTGTTTTTTTGAATTCACTTAATGCTTCTAAAGATCTTTTTTGATATTCCTGGTATCTCAATTTTTTATCTTTTATTTTACGAGTTAATTCCGGTACGAGACCAAATGAGGCCGGCATTGGTTGAAATTTATTTTTTTTATGATTAGACATTATTTCATTTCTATTACTAATGAAATTCATTAAAGAGCCAATCATGGATTCGTCAGGGAAAGTGATTACTTTTTTACTTCTAGCTAATAAAGTTGCGTTTATGCCTGCTAACAAACCTCCAGCAGCAGCAGCGGCATAACCCTCAGTCCCTGTCAATTGACCAGCAGCTAAGAGAGTTTTTCTTTTTAAAAATTGTAGCGTAGGTAAAAGTAATTTTGGCGACTCTAAAAATGTATTTCGATGCATTACTCCAAAACGTACAAACTCAGCTTGCTCTAAACCAGGAATCATTCGAAATATTCTTTTTTGTTCTAACCATTTGAGATTTGTTTGAAAACCAACCATGTTAAGTAATTTCCCTTGAAGGTCTTCTTTCCTTAGTTGAACAATTGCATGAGGCCTTTTTTTTAATCTATTTTCTCTATCGAATAAATCTCCCCATTCTGGATTCCATAACCCTATAGATTTCAAAGGTCCGTATCTCATTGTATCAAGCCCCCTTCTAGCTATCTCTTCAATTGGTAAACAAGCTTCAAAAAAGTTTGCAGTCTGCCTGTCAAAATCCTTTAAAGATGCCTGCTCACCTTTAATCAATTCGTTTCTAAAATTGATATATTCATCTTTATTCATAGGGCAATTCAAGTAAGCCGGATCGCCTTTATCGTATCTACTTGCTTTAAAAACTCTCTCATAATTAATTGAGTCGCCATAGATGATTGGGCTAGCTGCATCAAAAAAATGACAAGAATTAATTCCTGTAAAATCCATTATTTTCGAAGCAAGTTCATCTGAAGTTAGTGGCCCAGTAGCGAGTATAGTTATAGTTTCTTTTTTTGGAATATTTAATTGCTCTATTCTTTTAATTTGAATTAGGGGATGATTTGTTAAAACATTTGTCAAATATTGACTAAATTTTGATCTATCTACAGCTAAAGCTCCCCCTGCGGGAACAGCAAATTTATCTGCTGTTTTTATTA carries:
- the trmFO gene encoding methylenetetrahydrofolate--tRNA-(uracil(54)-C(5))-methyltransferase (FADH(2)-oxidizing) TrmFO — encoded protein: MIDKEVLVIGAGLAGSEAAWQIANSGIAVKLVEMRPLRSTPAHHTNEFGELVCSNSFGALNTDRAAGLLQEELRTFNSLVIKTADKFAVPAGGALAVDRSKFSQYLTNVLTNHPLIQIKRIEQLNIPKKETITILATGPLTSDELASKIMDFTGINSCHFFDAASPIIYGDSINYERVFKASRYDKGDPAYLNCPMNKDEYINFRNELIKGEQASLKDFDRQTANFFEACLPIEEIARRGLDTMRYGPLKSIGLWNPEWGDLFDRENRLKKRPHAIVQLRKEDLQGKLLNMVGFQTNLKWLEQKRIFRMIPGLEQAEFVRFGVMHRNTFLESPKLLLPTLQFLKRKTLLAAGQLTGTEGYAAAAAGGLLAGINATLLARSKKVITFPDESMIGSLMNFISNRNEIMSNHKKNKFQPMPASFGLVPELTRKIKDKKLRYQEYQKRSLEALSEFKKTINLSFEVNKILV